From Ipomoea triloba cultivar NCNSP0323 chromosome 5, ASM357664v1, the proteins below share one genomic window:
- the LOC116020155 gene encoding glucomannan 4-beta-mannosyltransferase 9-like, with translation MDSNSYAKTIIVPDGVGVVWEQAKAVLMVPLLRGMVWVCLAMLIMTLAEKLYLGVMVAYLKLFRRRPEKQYKWEAMKKDNDLEVGDSAYPMVLVQLPMCNEKKVYQLSIGAACSLSWPADRIIVQVLDDSSDPTIKELVQEECRKWAGEGVNIKCESRENRKGFKAGALKEGMKHSYVKLCEYVVIFDADFQPDPDFLYRTIPYLVHNPNLALVQASWKFVNSDECMLTRMQEMSMDYHFRVEQEVGSAVHAFFGFNGTAGVWRIAALNDAGGWKERTTVEDMDLGCRAGIKGWKFVFLGDVKVKNELPSSFKAYRFQQHRWSCGPANLFKKMAIEIMTNKKVSIWKKVYLIYAFFFVNKIVAHIVTFTYYCLVLPATVLIPQVQVPIWGALYVPLAVAVLNVLPTPRSFHLVVLWMLFENVMSLHRTIATFIGLLEVGRVHEWVITEKLGSALKAKTGSKALKKLPRFRIGERLHLLEIIVGFYLLFCGWYNFCFGDNYYFVYLFLQGLSFLVIGFGYVGAFVTTS, from the exons ATGGACAGCAATTCCTATGCAAAAACAATAATAGTCCCAGATGGCGTTGGGGTGGTGTGGGAGCAAGCAAAGGCAGTGTTAATGGTGCCATTGCTAAGAGGTATGGTGTGGGTGTGCTTGGCAATGTTGATCATGACGCTGGCGGAGAAACTCTACTTGGGCGTGATGGTTGCTTACCTCAAACTTTTCCGGCGAAGGCCGGAGAAGCAGTACAAGTGGGAGGCTATGAAGAAGGATAATGATTTAGAGGTTGGGGACTCGGCTTACCCCATGGTTCTAGTTCAACTCCCGATGTGCAATGAGAAGAAG gtATACCAACTGTCCATTGGAGCTGCCTGCAGCCTTTCATGGCCGGCGGATCGAATTATAGTTCAAGTTCTTGATGATTCAAGTGATCCTACAATCAAG GAATTGGTCCAAGAAGAGTGCAGGAAATGGGCAGGGGAAGGAGTGAACATAAAGTGTGAAAGTAGAGAGAACAGAAAAGGGTTCAAAGCAGGAGCCCTCAAGGAAGGAATGAAGCATAGCTATGTAAAGCTGTGTGAATATGTTGTCATCTTTGATGCTGATTTTCAACCCGACCCTGACTTCTTGTACCGCACCATCCCTTATCTCGTACATAACCCCAACCTCGCCCTCGTTCAAGCTAGCTGGAAATttg TCAACTCTGACGAGTGCATGCTAACAAGAATGCAAGAAATGTCAATGGATTACCATTTCAGAGTGGAGCAAGAAGTTGGGTCTGCAGTCCATGCATTTTTTGGCTTCAACG GAACAGCAGGTGTATGGAGAATAGCAGCGTTGAATGATGCAGGAGGATGGAAAGAGCGTACGACAGTGGAAGACATGGATCTGGGTTGCCGAGCTGGTATCAAAGGCTGGAAATTTGTGTTTCTTGGTGATGTCAAG GTGAAAAATGAACTACCAAGCAGTTTCAAGGCATACAGATTCCAGCAACACAGATGGTCATGTGGCCCTGCCAATCTTTTCAAGAAAATGGCCATTGAGATCATGACAAACAAG AAAGTGTCGATATGGAAGAAAGTGTACCTCATATACGCCTTTTTcttcgtcaacaaaatcgttgcaCACATTGTCACCTTCACCTACTACTGCCTCGTTTTGCCTGCAACTGTTTTGATCCCACAAGTCCAAGTTCCCATTTGGGGAGCTCTTTACGTCCCTTTAGCTGTGGCTGTTCTCAATGTTCTTCCCACCCCCAG ATCATTCCATTTGGTGGTTTTATGGATGCTTTTTGAGAATGTTATGTCCCTTCACCGGACTATTGCAACGTTCATCGGCCTTCTTGAAGTCGGGAGAGTCCATGAATGGGTTATCACTGAGAAGCTTGGCAGTGCCCTCAAGGCTAAAACGGGGTCTAAAGCTTTAAAGAAGCTTCCTCGTTTTAGAATTGGAGAAAG GTTGCATTTGTTGGAGATCATTGTTGGATTCTACCTCCTATTTTGTGGGTGGTACAACTTTTGTTTCGGAGACaactattattttgtatatttgttTCTCCAAGGATTGTCATTCTTAGTCATAGGATTTGGTTACGTTGGTGCATTTGTCACAACTTCTTAG